The Haloprofundus salinisoli region CGTTGGTTCTCGCGTACGAACGCGGCTACTTCAACTCGCCACGCAAGGTGACGATGGGAGAACTCGGCGGCGAACTCGGCATCTCACAGCAGGCAGTTGCCTCTCGGCTCCGGCGGGGGACGCGCAGAATCCTCGGCAATACCCTCACTGCGCTGAAGGCCTGAACCCGTGACTATAAAAGATGGTTGTATAGACAAAAGTAACTCTCACTCGGAGCAGTCGCTTTAGTGTCAAGTATACCAGTGTCTCCGCAACCCGACTCGCTAACTATGAACCAAGGGAGAAACGCTCTCCTATCGGCACTCGCCGATTATCGCTGTCACTCCGTCATCGTCTACTTCAGAAACGCGTCCGAAGACCACGCCTCAGTTGATGACATTGCGACCGTGTTCGCCCGACGTGACCAAGCAGACCAAACGCAGATTGCGATACGACTCCACCACGCTGTACTCCCCAAACTAGCCAACGTCGGACTCGTTGACTACGACGCACGGACCAAAATGGTCCGATATCGCGGTCACTCGCAACCCGAGCAGGTAGAGGAGTCCCTCTCCGAGTTCGGCTCCGGAATGTCGTGGAGGTGCGAGTAACACGTGACGCAAGACAACCCCAAGCAAACAACCGTGGTGCGGAAGTTGTACACTCCCGATCAAGACCGCTCGTTGACCGAGGCGGTGCTCGATGCCATCGAGGACTGTAAGGGAGAAGACCTCCTGCGGACGGATTTCATCCTCTACGAGGACATCGACCCTGAGGCCCTCAATTCCCTCTTTCGCCACGATGCACAGTCGAGAACGACCGTGACGTTCGAGACTGACGGGGTTACGGTCGAACTGTGGGGAGATGGT contains the following coding sequences:
- a CDS encoding DUF7344 domain-containing protein, whose amino-acid sequence is MNQGRNALLSALADYRCHSVIVYFRNASEDHASVDDIATVFARRDQADQTQIAIRLHHAVLPKLANVGLVDYDARTKMVRYRGHSQPEQVEESLSEFGSGMSWRCE
- a CDS encoding HalOD1 output domain-containing protein, translated to MTQDNPKQTTVVRKLYTPDQDRSLTEAVLDAIEDCKGEDLLRTDFILYEDIDPEALNSLFRHDAQSRTTVTFETDGVTVELWGDGGVEIRVTERPVE